The following are from one region of the Aquirufa lenticrescens genome:
- a CDS encoding glycosyltransferase family 2 protein has translation MYEGKKVIVVMPAYKAALTLEKTYHEIPHDWVDEVILVDDHSPDNTVEVAKSVGIQHVIRHDKNLGYGGNQKTCYTKALELGGDIVIMLHPDYQYTPMLLKAMISIIGNGLYPVVFASRILGKGALKGGMPIYKYIANRLLTLFQNIMIDQKLSEYHTGYRAFSKEALEAVKFTKCDDDFIFDNQMVLQLFWKGFEVGEVTCPTKYFDEASSINFKRSSIYGLGVLWYSVRYRLAKWGWKWDLMN, from the coding sequence ATGTACGAAGGTAAAAAGGTCATCGTCGTTATGCCCGCTTACAAGGCCGCGCTAACCCTAGAGAAAACATACCACGAAATCCCCCACGATTGGGTGGATGAAGTGATTTTAGTCGATGACCATAGCCCGGACAATACCGTAGAAGTGGCGAAATCCGTGGGTATACAACACGTGATCAGACACGACAAAAACCTAGGCTATGGGGGTAATCAGAAGACCTGCTACACGAAGGCTTTGGAGCTGGGGGGTGACATCGTCATCATGTTGCACCCAGATTACCAATACACGCCGATGTTATTAAAGGCGATGATTTCAATCATAGGTAATGGCTTGTATCCAGTCGTTTTTGCTTCACGCATTTTAGGAAAAGGAGCACTAAAGGGCGGAATGCCGATTTACAAATACATCGCGAATCGCTTGTTGACTTTGTTTCAGAATATCATGATCGACCAAAAGCTTTCTGAATACCACACCGGTTACCGGGCGTTTTCGAAAGAAGCTTTGGAGGCCGTGAAATTCACGAAATGCGACGATGATTTCATCTTCGATAACCAAATGGTCTTACAGCTTTTCTGGAAAGGATTCGAAGTGGGTGAAGTAACTTGCCCTACGAAGTATTTTGACGAAGCCTCTTCGATTAATTTCAAACGCAGCTCCATCTATGGATTAGGCGTACTTTGGTATTCTGTCCGTTACCGCCTCGCGAAATGGGGTTGGAAATGGGATTTAATGAACTAA
- a CDS encoding phytanoyl-CoA dioxygenase family protein, with protein MLNQPFPVSPEQRAYFAANGHAYIPGLISAEELRPYRQAILDWADEFRAQQKPMEERDTYGKAFLQMMNLWESSETVKEFTLAKRFASVAAQLLGVQHVRLYHDQALFKEPGGGHTPWHQDQYYWPLDTPKTVTMWMPLVDIEEGMGMLTFASKSSGADLPKLEISDESEALIGNYVAKQGYEIVAQKSMKAGDATFHLGWTLHNAPGNESTKMREVMTVIYMDAEARVMEPQNQNQEADRQRWLQGLAPGLPAASALNPLIGD; from the coding sequence ATGTTAAACCAACCCTTTCCCGTTTCGCCGGAGCAAAGAGCCTATTTTGCCGCTAACGGCCATGCCTATATTCCGGGATTAATCTCAGCAGAAGAATTAAGGCCTTATCGCCAAGCGATTTTGGACTGGGCGGATGAATTTCGTGCCCAGCAAAAACCGATGGAGGAGCGTGATACGTATGGAAAGGCGTTTCTACAAATGATGAACCTTTGGGAAAGCTCGGAAACGGTCAAGGAATTTACCTTAGCGAAACGCTTCGCCTCCGTCGCAGCTCAATTATTAGGAGTTCAACATGTACGTTTGTACCACGATCAAGCCTTGTTCAAAGAACCCGGTGGAGGTCACACCCCTTGGCATCAGGATCAATATTATTGGCCATTGGATACCCCTAAAACGGTGACGATGTGGATGCCTTTGGTGGATATTGAAGAGGGAATGGGCATGCTCACTTTTGCGTCGAAATCTTCCGGTGCTGATCTGCCTAAGCTGGAGATTTCTGATGAATCTGAAGCCTTAATAGGCAACTATGTGGCTAAACAGGGCTATGAAATTGTGGCCCAAAAGTCCATGAAAGCCGGAGATGCCACCTTTCATTTAGGCTGGACCTTGCATAATGCCCCGGGAAATGAATCAACTAAAATGAGAGAAGTAATGACCGTCATCTACATGGACGCGGAGGCTCGGGTGATGGAGCCGCAAAACCAGAACCAAGAGGCAGATCGCCAGCGGTGGTTGCAAGGTTTAGCCCCTGGGTTGCCCGCAGCTTCTGCCCTAAATCCCCTTATCGGAGATTAG
- a CDS encoding ThuA domain-containing protein, which yields MKNSSFGILRITLIFALLVSTFAAFAQTANPLSGKKILVFSLTKGFRHSSIKPGQIALFKMAKEKGFSVDTTENAANFTEKNLKQYRIVVFLNTTSNVLNDVQQIAFERYIQAGGAYLGIHAATDTEYDWAWYTKLAGGQFASHPGRPNVQKGKFTAVDRTHISTAHMPETFDRTDEFYDTKNFNKDVHVLITLDEKSYTDGKMGDFHPMAWYHEYDGGRAFYTNWGHTHESFEEPIVVQHLWGALQWLASGPAQDYTKKLRSELPPEENRFTKVVLDRNLDEPTELAVTDAGKIFFGERKGKLKMYDPKKGKTKAVADLDVFSKFEYGLMGVNIDPDYNKNHWIYLFYSPQTGKADTAQHLSRFTYDDVKDTLIMSSEKVLLRVPVKRDGCCHTGGSIAWDKSGNLFLSTGDDTNPFDSNGYGPMDNRPGRSGWDARATSSNTNDLRGKILRIKPTPEGGYTIPEGNLFPAGIYHAKPEIYVMGNRNPYRISVDKRTGFLYWGEVGPDAGEDSKKYGPRGHDEVNQARQAGYFGWPLFVADNRPYNQRDFAKDSTWATYNPKAPINNSPHNTGFSHLPAAQKAFIYYPYVDSPEFGPVISKGSRNAMAGPIYYREDFPATSKTKFPAYYDGKFFAYDWSRDMIYTVSMNAKGDFVQMERFLPNTTFSHPMDLEFDKNGTMYGLEYGPNWFAASEEAALYKIEYNAGNRTPKVKVAVDKAVGALPLKAKFSSAGTVDFDGDAIKYTWNFGDGGTSTAANPLHVFAKAGVYNVRLTVKDAAGNSNSEVIKITAGNEVPAVDVAIEGNKSFYWNDKPVTYKVSVQDKEDGSLANKKIAEDDVIMQIDYLEGFDKTVIAQGHQANTSFSTGKRLIDLSDCKTCHAIDKKSVGPSYTDVSKKYRASSQNIDELSKKIISGGGGVWGENAMAAHPQVSVADAREMVKYILGLADKKKASKPVAGQYVPQDKGKPGTFIFRAMYTDKGAGKIAPVTGSKVVTLRDAKFPAVSADATAKTMKFKVDGIGEILVATASGGYARYDAIDLTGIKNLSVMATYMAGQTVGGQLELRTGSVTGPLLGSVEVNATKAYNFPINASGVHDIYLVFVNDKVKEGALYALMNLNFQN from the coding sequence ATGAAAAATTCCTCGTTCGGAATCCTCCGAATCACCCTCATTTTTGCCTTATTGGTTTCAACGTTTGCAGCTTTTGCTCAAACAGCTAATCCCCTATCAGGTAAGAAAATTTTAGTTTTCTCGCTAACGAAAGGCTTCCGCCATTCGTCTATCAAGCCAGGCCAAATCGCCTTATTTAAGATGGCGAAAGAAAAAGGGTTTTCTGTTGATACAACAGAGAACGCTGCGAACTTCACAGAGAAAAATTTGAAGCAATACCGCATCGTTGTGTTTTTAAACACGACTTCTAACGTATTAAACGATGTGCAACAAATTGCATTTGAGCGCTACATTCAAGCAGGTGGGGCCTATTTAGGTATCCATGCGGCAACAGATACCGAATACGATTGGGCTTGGTATACAAAATTAGCCGGTGGCCAATTTGCCTCTCACCCTGGTCGTCCGAACGTCCAAAAAGGGAAGTTTACTGCAGTTGATCGCACACACATTTCGACGGCGCACATGCCTGAGACCTTTGATCGCACAGATGAATTTTATGATACGAAGAACTTCAATAAAGATGTTCACGTGTTAATTACCTTAGATGAGAAATCGTATACAGACGGTAAAATGGGTGATTTCCACCCAATGGCTTGGTACCACGAATACGATGGAGGCCGCGCATTTTATACGAACTGGGGACACACGCACGAGTCATTTGAAGAGCCGATTGTAGTACAACATTTATGGGGTGCCTTACAATGGTTAGCGTCCGGTCCTGCTCAAGATTATACCAAGAAATTACGTTCAGAATTGCCTCCAGAGGAGAATCGTTTCACGAAAGTGGTATTAGATCGCAATTTAGATGAGCCTACGGAATTAGCGGTGACAGATGCAGGGAAAATCTTTTTCGGAGAACGTAAAGGGAAATTAAAAATGTATGACCCTAAAAAAGGGAAGACGAAAGCCGTAGCTGATTTGGACGTATTCTCTAAATTCGAATATGGTTTAATGGGTGTGAATATCGACCCTGATTACAATAAAAACCACTGGATTTATTTATTCTATTCTCCACAAACGGGAAAAGCAGATACGGCACAACACCTTTCACGTTTTACCTATGATGACGTGAAAGATACGTTAATCATGAGTTCAGAAAAGGTACTTTTACGCGTTCCAGTGAAGCGTGACGGATGTTGCCATACGGGTGGTTCTATCGCTTGGGACAAATCAGGTAATTTATTCCTTTCTACAGGAGATGACACGAATCCATTTGACTCAAATGGGTATGGGCCTATGGATAACCGTCCGGGACGTTCGGGCTGGGATGCACGTGCTACTTCTTCTAACACGAATGATTTAAGAGGAAAGATTTTACGTATTAAACCCACTCCAGAAGGAGGTTATACAATCCCAGAGGGTAATTTATTCCCAGCGGGTATCTACCACGCTAAACCAGAAATCTATGTAATGGGTAACCGTAATCCTTACCGTATTTCGGTGGATAAGCGCACCGGTTTCTTGTATTGGGGTGAAGTAGGTCCGGATGCGGGTGAAGATTCGAAGAAATATGGTCCACGTGGACACGATGAAGTGAATCAAGCACGTCAGGCGGGCTATTTCGGTTGGCCATTGTTCGTAGCGGATAACCGTCCGTACAACCAACGTGATTTTGCAAAGGACAGCACTTGGGCTACGTATAATCCCAAAGCGCCTATCAATAACTCTCCTCACAACACAGGATTCTCACATTTGCCAGCGGCTCAAAAAGCGTTTATCTACTACCCATATGTAGATTCACCAGAATTTGGCCCTGTAATTTCTAAAGGTTCTCGTAACGCCATGGCTGGCCCAATCTATTACCGTGAAGATTTCCCAGCAACATCGAAGACGAAATTTCCGGCTTATTATGACGGTAAATTCTTCGCCTACGATTGGTCACGCGATATGATCTACACCGTTTCGATGAATGCGAAAGGAGATTTCGTTCAAATGGAGCGCTTCTTGCCTAACACGACTTTCTCACATCCAATGGATTTAGAGTTTGACAAAAACGGTACGATGTATGGTTTAGAGTATGGCCCAAACTGGTTTGCGGCTAGTGAAGAGGCAGCGCTATACAAGATTGAATACAACGCTGGCAACAGAACGCCTAAAGTGAAGGTGGCTGTAGATAAAGCGGTAGGTGCTTTACCTTTGAAAGCGAAGTTCTCTTCAGCAGGCACCGTTGATTTTGATGGCGATGCGATCAAATATACTTGGAATTTTGGTGATGGTGGTACTAGCACTGCAGCAAATCCACTACACGTTTTCGCGAAAGCAGGCGTTTACAATGTGAGATTGACGGTGAAAGATGCAGCCGGAAATTCAAATTCTGAGGTGATTAAAATCACAGCGGGTAATGAAGTACCAGCGGTAGACGTAGCGATTGAAGGTAACAAATCATTCTATTGGAATGACAAGCCGGTAACTTATAAGGTTTCAGTTCAGGATAAAGAGGATGGAAGCTTAGCGAATAAGAAAATTGCGGAAGACGATGTCATCATGCAAATCGATTATTTAGAAGGATTTGACAAGACGGTTATTGCGCAAGGTCACCAAGCGAATACGTCCTTCTCTACAGGTAAGCGTTTGATCGATTTATCAGATTGCAAGACATGTCATGCGATCGATAAGAAATCGGTAGGACCTTCTTATACAGACGTAAGTAAGAAATACCGTGCGAGCTCACAAAATATTGATGAGTTATCGAAGAAGATCATCTCTGGTGGTGGTGGAGTTTGGGGAGAGAATGCGATGGCAGCTCACCCACAAGTTTCAGTTGCGGATGCACGTGAGATGGTTAAATACATCTTAGGTTTAGCAGACAAGAAAAAAGCATCTAAGCCAGTGGCTGGTCAATATGTACCACAAGACAAAGGAAAGCCAGGAACGTTTATCTTCCGTGCGATGTATACTGACAAAGGAGCGGGTAAAATTGCGCCGGTAACAGGTTCTAAAGTCGTGACTTTACGCGATGCGAAGTTCCCTGCAGTAAGCGCAGATGCAACAGCTAAAACGATGAAGTTCAAAGTAGATGGAATCGGCGAAATCTTAGTAGCAACTGCTTCGGGTGGATATGCTCGTTACGATGCGATCGACTTAACGGGTATCAAGAACCTTTCTGTTATGGCTACTTATATGGCGGGTCAAACAGTAGGAGGTCAATTAGAACTTAGAACAGGTAGTGTAACAGGTCCATTGTTGGGTTCTGTTGAAGTAAACGCAACGAAGGCTTATAACTTCCCAATTAACGCGTCAGGTGTACACGATATCTACTTGGTATTTGTGAATGACAAAGTGAAAGAAGGAGCGCTATATGCGTTGATGAATTTGAACTTCCAGAATTAG
- a CDS encoding TerC/Alx family metal homeostasis membrane protein, whose translation MFMSESLFFLLFSVGVIAVMLIDLGVFKKDTVAEVTFKEAGFWTGMWVLLAIAFYIFLGFNGAMVHGISDMASLKAVQQAYASHIDLGSGSYYEALAVFQNNMSLEFITGYLVEYSLSADNVFVFILIFNSFGVQKRYYKKILVWGILGAIILRLVFIFLGAALLQKFDWIIYVFGAFLVYTGVKILFSKHEEEEIDTANHPVVRLLSRFFNVYKRNVIGRFFVRMKTGKVFITPIFIVVVVIAFTDILFAVDSIPAIFSISKDPYIVFFSNVFAVMGLRSLFFFLSSLMGLFRFLPMGLGVLLSFVGGKMLAHSKLEEWGFGTLSSLGVIIGILTISILLSVLFPEKKKA comes from the coding sequence ATATTTATGAGCGAATCGCTATTTTTTCTTCTTTTTTCGGTAGGTGTAATAGCCGTGATGTTAATCGACCTGGGCGTATTTAAGAAAGATACGGTGGCGGAAGTTACCTTCAAGGAAGCGGGATTCTGGACCGGTATGTGGGTTTTATTAGCTATTGCCTTCTACATTTTCTTAGGCTTTAACGGGGCAATGGTTCATGGGATTTCAGATATGGCGAGTCTGAAAGCAGTGCAACAAGCGTATGCAAGTCACATTGATTTAGGGAGTGGTTCTTATTATGAGGCCTTAGCGGTTTTTCAAAATAATATGTCCTTGGAGTTTATCACAGGCTATTTAGTGGAATATTCTTTGTCTGCGGATAATGTTTTTGTGTTCATTTTGATCTTTAATTCTTTTGGAGTTCAAAAGCGTTACTACAAGAAAATCCTCGTTTGGGGAATCTTGGGAGCGATTATATTACGTCTCGTATTTATCTTTTTAGGTGCGGCCTTGTTGCAGAAATTCGACTGGATTATCTATGTTTTCGGCGCTTTCTTAGTGTACACGGGGGTGAAGATTTTATTTTCGAAACACGAGGAGGAAGAAATTGATACGGCGAATCACCCGGTTGTTCGTTTATTATCTCGCTTTTTCAACGTCTACAAACGGAATGTAATTGGGCGTTTTTTCGTTCGAATGAAGACTGGAAAGGTATTTATTACACCCATTTTCATTGTGGTGGTAGTCATTGCCTTTACTGATATTTTATTTGCGGTAGATTCGATTCCGGCTATTTTTTCCATATCAAAAGATCCCTATATCGTTTTCTTTTCGAACGTTTTCGCCGTAATGGGGCTTCGTTCACTCTTCTTCTTCCTCTCTAGTTTGATGGGCTTGTTCCGTTTCTTGCCTATGGGCTTGGGTGTTTTATTGAGCTTCGTAGGAGGAAAAATGTTAGCGCATTCGAAGCTAGAAGAATGGGGTTTTGGGACACTTTCTTCTTTAGGAGTGATCATCGGAATTTTGACGATCAGTATCTTGTTAAGCGTTTTATTTCCAGAGAAGAAAAAGGCTTAA
- a CDS encoding dienelactone hydrolase family protein, translating into MKRIIASLALVFASFFAFSQTSCCFVKKDGMQLLASNKTFIKSHALPKAYHHVSKAGGVMVEFKTPDDQMAKGFYIPADKPSDITLFVFQEWWGLNDHIKREAEHFYSTLGNVNVLAIDMYDGKVATTREDAAKYMGGANPARLEAIIKGAIAYVGPKAKIATVGWCFGGSLSLKASILAGKQAKACVMYYGMPVKDVEQLKLLQTDVLGLFAGKEQFINPTVVKEFEANMKTAGKGIQTKIFDAEHAFANPSNPNFDKAATEEAWGLAINYFKARLK; encoded by the coding sequence ATGAAAAGAATTATTGCATCCTTGGCGCTTGTTTTCGCCTCCTTTTTTGCCTTCTCTCAGACCTCTTGCTGTTTCGTTAAGAAAGACGGAATGCAGCTTTTGGCCTCTAATAAAACCTTTATTAAATCACACGCACTTCCGAAAGCCTACCACCACGTGAGTAAAGCTGGTGGCGTCATGGTGGAATTCAAAACCCCAGATGATCAAATGGCGAAAGGATTTTATATCCCTGCAGACAAACCATCTGATATCACCTTATTCGTTTTCCAAGAATGGTGGGGCCTAAATGATCACATTAAAAGAGAAGCAGAACATTTCTATAGCACATTAGGCAATGTGAATGTGTTAGCGATCGATATGTACGACGGTAAAGTAGCAACCACTCGGGAAGATGCGGCGAAATATATGGGAGGTGCGAATCCGGCACGCCTAGAAGCCATCATTAAAGGTGCCATCGCCTATGTAGGACCTAAAGCGAAGATTGCGACAGTGGGTTGGTGTTTTGGTGGTTCTTTATCTTTAAAGGCTTCCATTTTAGCCGGAAAGCAAGCCAAAGCTTGTGTCATGTATTACGGAATGCCCGTGAAGGATGTGGAGCAATTGAAATTATTGCAGACGGATGTTTTGGGTCTATTTGCAGGTAAGGAGCAATTTATCAACCCGACGGTGGTGAAGGAATTTGAAGCCAATATGAAAACAGCAGGCAAAGGAATTCAAACAAAAATCTTCGATGCGGAACACGCTTTTGCCAACCCTTCTAATCCTAATTTTGACAAGGCAGCTACCGAAGAGGCCTGGGGATTAGCAATTAATTACTTCAAAGCTCGATTAAAATAA
- a CDS encoding TonB-dependent receptor, whose translation MKKATTLIITLILCVQSVFAQKVQGIVFDLETKAPLWGASVSVKGSQKGNVTDAKGHFNLTVTKDAILTVRFVGYDPVEITADKASQIALKKSNFLQDEVVVRATRADENSAMAYSNVSAAELGKSNLGQDMPQLLNFTPSVVTTSDAGAGIGYTGIRIRGSDATRVNVTVNGIPINDSESQGTFWVNMPDFASSVNSVQIQRGVGTSTNGAGAFGGSVNMQTNTFEPMAYGEVNASGGSFGTLKTTIKAGSGLLGGKFTIDGRLSRIVSDGFIDRSSSNLLSAYFSAGYFGEKSFIRLNYFTGKEKTYQSWYGTPESRINGSVSEMQAYIDRNYLSAAEADNLLKSGRTYNYYTYDNQTDNYAQDHYQLMTNHRLSEVWNLDLNAHYTYGRGYYEEFKPSADLTNYGFSGLLVKSVDVIRRKWLDNDFYGSTFALNYTGSQQIKFTFGGAWNRYVGRHFGVLQDPYPGREWYRSRSQKTDLNLYAKANINLSAAWNAYVDLQYRTVGYRMNGTADKFLALDADNNYAFFNPKFGLTHQISEQAKVYASVSAGSKEPSRQDFVDNPGAAPRAEYLQDYELGYQRSGTKYAFQLNGYFMNYQDQLVLTGAVNSTGDAIRKNVDDSYRLGVEASLNYQISKRLLWNGNVTLSQNRIRHFKEEIVDYDTYDMPVIHHENTDIAYSPSLIAGNTLTYVVGAFEASLLSKYVGKQYLDNTSNEGRSLKAYTTQDIRLKYTLKKGPSFTLLLNNVLNELYSSNGYTYSYRYAGATTTENFYYPQAGFNFLLGASIRF comes from the coding sequence ATGAAAAAGGCAACAACGCTTATTATTACGCTTATTTTGTGTGTGCAAAGTGTATTTGCACAAAAAGTTCAGGGAATCGTTTTCGATCTGGAGACCAAAGCTCCTTTATGGGGTGCTTCCGTTTCTGTGAAAGGAAGTCAGAAAGGAAACGTAACAGATGCTAAAGGGCATTTTAATTTAACCGTCACTAAAGATGCAATCCTTACCGTGCGGTTTGTGGGCTATGATCCAGTAGAAATCACGGCAGATAAAGCCAGTCAAATCGCGCTGAAAAAATCCAATTTCTTGCAAGATGAAGTCGTAGTTCGCGCCACTCGTGCGGATGAAAATTCGGCGATGGCCTATTCGAATGTATCGGCTGCGGAACTAGGAAAAAGTAATCTGGGCCAGGATATGCCACAATTACTCAATTTTACACCATCAGTTGTTACCACTTCCGATGCTGGAGCGGGTATAGGCTATACGGGTATTCGAATTCGTGGTTCCGATGCTACACGGGTGAACGTAACGGTGAATGGTATTCCGATTAATGATTCGGAATCGCAGGGTACATTTTGGGTGAATATGCCGGACTTTGCGAGTTCAGTGAATTCGGTTCAAATCCAGCGTGGAGTGGGAACATCTACGAACGGAGCGGGTGCTTTTGGAGGTTCTGTGAATATGCAGACGAATACGTTTGAGCCTATGGCTTATGGCGAAGTGAATGCGTCTGGCGGATCTTTTGGAACACTAAAAACGACAATTAAAGCAGGTTCAGGTTTGTTAGGAGGAAAATTTACGATTGATGGCCGTTTATCGCGTATCGTTTCGGATGGTTTTATCGACCGGTCTTCTTCTAATTTGCTGTCTGCTTATTTCTCTGCGGGCTATTTTGGTGAAAAAAGTTTTATCCGTTTGAACTACTTTACCGGAAAAGAAAAGACCTATCAATCGTGGTATGGTACTCCCGAAAGTAGGATAAATGGATCCGTTTCTGAGATGCAGGCCTATATTGATCGGAACTATTTAAGTGCAGCAGAGGCAGATAATTTATTGAAAAGTGGTCGAACCTATAATTATTATACCTACGATAATCAGACAGATAATTATGCGCAGGATCACTACCAGTTAATGACGAATCACCGGTTGTCGGAGGTTTGGAACTTAGATTTGAATGCTCATTATACGTATGGTCGTGGGTATTATGAGGAGTTTAAACCTTCCGCAGATTTAACTAATTACGGTTTTTCAGGATTACTGGTTAAAAGTGTCGATGTCATTCGCCGAAAATGGTTAGATAATGATTTCTATGGTTCGACTTTCGCGTTGAATTATACCGGTTCGCAACAAATTAAATTCACTTTTGGTGGTGCTTGGAATCGCTATGTAGGACGTCATTTTGGGGTATTGCAGGATCCTTATCCGGGGAGAGAATGGTACCGTAGCCGTTCGCAAAAAACCGATTTAAACTTGTATGCGAAAGCCAACATTAATTTATCTGCTGCTTGGAATGCCTATGTAGATTTGCAGTACCGTACGGTAGGTTACCGGATGAATGGAACTGCTGATAAGTTTTTGGCCTTGGATGCGGACAATAACTATGCGTTCTTCAATCCTAAATTTGGATTAACACATCAAATTTCAGAACAAGCTAAAGTGTACGCCTCTGTGTCTGCTGGAAGTAAGGAGCCGAGTCGCCAGGATTTTGTGGACAATCCAGGAGCTGCTCCCCGCGCAGAATATTTGCAAGACTATGAGTTAGGGTACCAGCGTTCAGGCACGAAATATGCGTTTCAATTGAATGGCTATTTCATGAACTATCAAGATCAGCTTGTTTTGACGGGAGCGGTCAATTCCACTGGGGATGCCATCCGCAAGAATGTGGATGATAGTTATCGTTTAGGGGTTGAGGCATCCCTGAATTATCAAATCTCCAAGCGCCTGCTTTGGAATGGAAATGTGACGCTAAGCCAAAACCGTATCCGCCATTTCAAAGAGGAAATAGTCGATTATGACACCTATGATATGCCTGTCATACATCACGAAAATACGGACATTGCGTATTCACCCTCTCTAATTGCAGGAAATACGTTGACCTATGTGGTAGGCGCTTTCGAAGCGAGTTTATTGAGCAAATATGTGGGGAAACAATACTTGGATAATACGTCGAATGAGGGGCGTTCTTTAAAAGCTTATACGACTCAAGACATTCGCTTGAAATATACATTGAAGAAAGGTCCATCCTTCACGTTATTGCTGAATAATGTGTTGAACGAATTGTATTCATCGAATGGATACACGTATTCGTACCGATATGCGGGAGCGACGACCACGGAGAATTTCTATTATCCACAAGCTGGATTTAATTTCTTGCTGGGAGCGAGTATTCGATTCTAA
- a CDS encoding AraC family transcriptional regulator, which yields MKAQREHLHSGFQIKHVKQARFDAPYHFHPELELTLIIAGEGKRFIGNQITDFRPGDLVLLGENLPHCWQNHRKDWLLEDPDPEGAQALVIHFRKDFLGEEFLSNEACQGLKNLFEKAKTGFSIVGPTQDKIAREMLALSEMAPFPRLLAFLQILHTIGISTADVQAIDTTEGNYAIAAGDLERINRVYAYVIANYTQEVHLDEVAHLANMTETAFCRYFKKVTNKTFVELVTEFRVKHACTLLRTTNKPMIEVCFESGFGNISHFNKQFKAWMNTPPLQYRKLVNEWH from the coding sequence ATGAAAGCACAGCGCGAACACCTTCATTCCGGATTTCAAATCAAACACGTGAAACAAGCCCGTTTTGACGCACCCTATCATTTTCATCCTGAATTAGAATTAACCCTGATTATCGCTGGCGAAGGCAAGCGCTTTATTGGCAACCAAATCACTGATTTTAGACCAGGCGACCTCGTTTTACTAGGCGAAAACCTACCCCATTGCTGGCAAAACCACCGCAAAGATTGGTTATTAGAAGATCCTGATCCAGAAGGGGCGCAAGCATTAGTCATCCACTTTAGAAAGGATTTTCTGGGCGAAGAATTCTTGTCAAACGAAGCCTGTCAAGGTTTGAAGAATCTATTCGAGAAAGCAAAAACCGGTTTCTCTATCGTGGGTCCCACACAGGATAAAATCGCCCGCGAAATGTTAGCCCTGAGCGAGATGGCACCGTTTCCTCGGCTTTTGGCCTTCTTACAAATCCTGCATACCATCGGAATTTCCACCGCAGATGTACAAGCGATTGATACCACAGAAGGGAATTATGCGATTGCAGCAGGGGATTTAGAACGAATCAACCGAGTGTATGCCTATGTCATCGCTAATTATACGCAAGAAGTCCATCTAGACGAGGTGGCACATTTAGCGAATATGACGGAAACGGCTTTCTGCCGTTACTTTAAAAAAGTAACCAACAAGACTTTTGTCGAATTAGTGACAGAGTTTCGGGTGAAACACGCCTGCACATTGTTGCGGACTACGAACAAACCGATGATTGAGGTGTGCTTTGAGAGCGGTTTTGGCAATATTTCCCACTTTAATAAGCAGTTCAAGGCCTGGATGAATACGCCGCCTTTGCAATACCGCAAACTAGTGAACGAATGGCATTAA